The following coding sequences are from one Nicotiana tomentosiformis chromosome 3, ASM39032v3, whole genome shotgun sequence window:
- the LOC138907463 gene encoding uncharacterized protein, giving the protein MKLLDRGWIGRFVRVRTSDLIPAEDKPFLEKWNMKRLGKDVVMRPSYGDEEFLPHPPASKQAKEKKRKGSLSSPGSKRKRPARRSSKPMGDTSAISSDSICQLRDESEEEEEDNSKLVAQVRAGVTIQEVLEPASAEVETSRHEEVGERALAEASEPERVEPIQPQARGIEKETRDDGPAEAEEFKKIMDIVASKKETVEAQLESVETQLQAAKEKASENLANELEVARSEVAVANTKADAKVAQFKVDVEAIQAKAKSLVDHPKWQDQREVLEGVHAQGFDIMAEIENTKAEETSARKLAFSEEDSDSLSESEDEENP; this is encoded by the exons atgaagcTTTTGGACCGAGGTTGGATTGGCCGAtttgttcgagtaaggacttcagacctgatCCCTGCTGAAGACAAGCCATTTctcgagaaatggaacatgaaac gaCTCGGGAAGGATGTTGTAATGAGGCCCTCATATGGTGATGAAGAATTCCTTCCCCACCCACCTGCTTCGAAGCAGGCCaaagagaagaagaggaaagggTCTCTGAGTTCCCCGGGCTCGAAAAGGAAGAGACCAGCGAGGAGGTCTAGCAAGCCCATGGGGGACACCAGTGCTATTTCTTCAGACTCAATCTGCCAATTaagggatgagtccgaagaagaagaggaagataattcTAAACTGGTGGCCCAAGTGCGGGCCGGTGTCACTATACAAGAAGTTCTTGAACCGGCGAGCGCTGAAGTTGAAACATCCCGACATGAAGAGGTCGGTGAGAGAGCTCTAGCTGAAGCTTCCGAGCCAGAAAGGGTCGAGCCCATTCAGCCCCAAGCTAGGGGGATTGAGAAAGAGACCAGGGACGATG GTCCAGCCGAGGCTGAAGAATTCAAGAAGATTATGGACATCGTAGCCTCAAAAAAGGAAACAGTCGAAGCACAACTGGAGTCGGTCGAGACCCAGCTCCAAgctgcaaaagagaaggcctcg GAAAACTTAGCtaatgaactcgaagtggccagatctgaggtggccGTGGCCAACACTAAAGCCGATGCTAAAGTGGCTCAATTTAAGGTCGATGTCGAGGCCATCCAGGCGAAGGCCAAGAGCTTGGTGGATCATCCAAAATGGCAAGATCAAAGGGAAGTCCTCGAGGGAGTTCATGCTCAGGGCTTCGATATTATGGCCGAAATCGAGAATACCAAAGCAGAGGAAACTAGCGCCCGGAAGCTAGCCTTTTCTGAGGAAGACTCTGACAGCTTAAGCGAGTCCGAAGACGAGGAAAATCCCTAG